GGAGATATGAGAAAATTTAAAAAATCAGATGCCGAGAAAATTTATGAAAAAATATACTACAAGGGGAATCATCTTGACAAAATAGTAAGTGATAAAATAGCTCTTTCAATTTTTGACTGGATTGTAAATAGTGGAAAAACAGGAAAGAAGAAAGCTCAGATTGTAGCAAATAAATTTGGTTCAAATTTAACTGTAGATGGAATAATTGGACCAAAGACAGTTGAAGCTATTAATAAAATAAATCCTGAAACTTTTTTGAAAGAATATCATGAAATGCAAAGAAATTTTTATAAATATTTAGTAAGTAAGGATAAAACACAACAAGATTTTTTGGTTGGATGGTTGAATCGTGTTGATAGAAAAGAAAAATATTTAAAGGAGATGATATAAATGAAAGTAATATTGAATGTAGGACATGGTGGAGTGAAAAGAGATCCAGGGGCATGTGGAAATGGTTTTGAGGAACACGCTTGGAATAAGGATTTTGTGAATAATTATATTGTTCCTGAGTGCAAAGAGCAAGGTGTAGATTATGTTGTAGTATATCAAGACTATTATTCTACATTAGCAAAGAAAATCAATAGTATAGCAAATCAAGGAGATGTGACGTTATCATTTCATCTTAACGCTGCAGGGGAAAATGCAACAGGAGCAGAAATGCTGTACTGGCACAGTTCAAAAAAAAGTAAAGAATTGGCAGAATATTTGCAAGAAGCAAACTTAGAAGCAACGCATTTAAGAAATAGAGGAATAAAAGCACGCGATTATGATGACAGAGGAGCAAATCTTTTAAGAAAAACTTCAACGCCTTGCGTTATTGTTGAAAGTGGATTTATCACAAATAAAAATGATATGGAAATATTGGAAGCAGCAAAAAAAGAACTAGCAAAATACTATGTAGCGGCAGTAAAGAATTATTGGAAAAATAATTAAAAAAGGCTTCGTTGCGAGCCGTATGAGAACGTTAAAAAAGTTTTTGGATTTAATTGTCGCTTGGTAAGACAAAATTGATTGTAGGGCTTGCCAGGCGGCTTAGAATTGATATTAAGAAAAATAAGGAAAAGGGAGCGATAAAAATGAACGATTATAAATCAAGATTAAGAAAAGAACTGGAAGATTTGAATTTTAAAATTGAAAAATTAAATAACTTCATTGAAAAAAATGATATTTTTAAAACAATAGATTTGGAAGAACAAGAATTGTTAAAAGAACAAAGGGAAATAATGAATAAATATGCAAATATTTTAAGAAAAAGAATAAAATAGGAGATGATGAAATGGATAAATTAGCAGCAAAAATATATTTGACAGGTAAAATTTTAGAATTAGGAAAGACTTTAATCTATAAAACAGAAATAGTTGCCAAAGGAAAAGCTGGAGCAGAAAAGTTTAAGCAGGTGTATGAAGGTTTTTGGGATAAGCTGGAAGATCTGTTAAAAAAAGAAAAATCAATTGACAGAAAATGGATTCCTGACTTTGCAGAAGAAATTGGCGAAGAAGTTCTAACAGAAGTTTTAAAAGAAGCCAGAAAGACGTTTGACTTGAAAGTTATACTGCAACAAATTTTCGATGAGGAAAAAGCAGGGAATAAAAACATATTGTAGGAGCATAATCAATGATAGAGGATTTGAAGGTAATAATAGACAATCACGGACTTTTTCTGATATTGTTTTTCAGCGGGGTGCTGTTCGGAGTGGTTGCTCAAAAAATGATAGACAACCAGCCAGTAAAACCATATGTAAAAAGAATAGCTGTTGCTGGAATGACAATGGCTATTGCTCTATCTCTTAATAAGTTGGTGGGGCATTTCAATGCCGGATTCCTATACCCCTGGAGTCCTGTGCTGGGATTTTTTGGGGAAGCTGTAATGGAAATGATCAATCAGAAAAGATACGGAATCAGCAAAGGATTTTTGGAGCTAATGCTAGAAAAGTTCGGATTTGTCAAGAAGAAGGATGATAAAGATGAAAATATATCACAGAAGTAGGAAGTTTGCAATCGTAATGTTTGCACTGATATTTTTAAATTCAGCAATCACGCTAAAATTAAGAGGCTATCAAAGAAGACAGAATCTAAATTTATTACGGAACGAGTTGAAGAGTGAAAGCAAAAAAGAAATATTTGATTCAATAGAAGAAAAGTCGAAAACGGAAGATTTAATACTTCTGATAAGTACAAACTTTGTCGCTTTAATGATAACTGTTGGATTCGACAGATTCGGAGTATTTGAAGAAAGTGATGAAACTGTAAAGAAAAATAAGAAAAAATTTGTGGAATTGTTTTTGTAAATTTCAGGGCAAAAAAAATCTGGATAAGAGAAAAAAAACTAGAATTATTAGCACTATATGTTGTGGTAAAAGTATATCAGAAAAGCACAACATATAGTGTATTTTTGTTACATACCTGTTGCATATGTATCAATTTTGTGGTGTTTTTTAGGGTATTATTTTTATAAGGAATATATAGGAAACCCATTAAAAAGGCAAAATTTTCATAAAAATAAGTTTTTTTAACTTTTTATTGAAAAAGTAAAAATTTTATTTTTTTGCAATAAAAAAATTGGCAGTTTTTAACTACCAATTCTTTTTTATTTTAATTATTTAACATCTAAACTTACTTTAACTCCAGCTCTTAATTCGTTGTTTTCAACTGTATTTTTCTTTTCGCTACCGTTCCAGTATTCACCTTTATCAGTTAATTTATGAACTGGAGAATATCTTACGCTAGGATTAACAGTGATTGTTCCAACTGAAGTTTCAAATCCTTTTTTGTATCCAAATCCAGTCCATACTGTAAATTCGTTTTCGTATCCATCAGTTGCAGTATGTTTAGACCATTCATTTTCAGGTCTTACAAATGCATAGAATCCACCGAATGAAGGTGTGTCATAAGCTACACCTACTGTATAGTCAAGTCTAACATTTGATTTGTTGTTTTTTCCACTAGCATCTCTTAAGTAGTGATCTAAAGCTACATCGTAACTAATTGTTCCAAAGTTACCATCCAAAAGTTTTCCGTCAGTTCCTAATGATAAGTTAGCTCCCCAACCATTTTTAGCTCCATCGTTTCCACTTCTGTAATATCTGTTATCTTGGTTACCACTTTGTCTTTGTCCAAAGTAAACAGCTTCTAAAGTTGTTTTTATGTTTTGTCCCAATACATTCATTCCAAAAGTTGGTCCGAAATAAAGTTCATTTGATTCTCCATTTGTTTTTGTGTGTTTTTTACCATCTTTATTTGTCCAGTGTCTAACACCTAATTTAGTAGTTGTGTCTAAATCTCCCCATTTAATATCTTTAGATAAATTTCCATCTACTAAATCTGTTGATTGTAGGTAATGATTTCTTTTACCGTTTTCGAATTCTCCAAATACTTCGTGTCTATATAAAAGGTTAGCGTTTAATCCACCTTCATCATTTAATCCTAAAGTTGTTCCAACTTCAGTTCTTGATTTTACTCCTTCAATATTTTTTTTCTTAAATCCTGCATTTCCAATGTGGTTAGCTTTGTCTCCATATTGGTCATTATATTTTACTCTAAAATCTTGATCAAAGTAAAAATTTTTTACAACATCTTGGCTAGTTTCTGCAAAAGATACAGTTGCTAACATAAATGCTAATAATCCTAATAATTTTTTCATAATCTTTTCCTCCTAAAAATCTAAAAACTTAATCTAATAATTTAGTATTATTTTACCATAACTAGCTTTTTTTGTAAAGTGTTTTCAAAAAAATTTCTTTTTATAAAGAAATTAATAAAAAAGAACTAGACATTTTCCAGTTCCTTTTTATTTATGATGACTTTGACAAATCAATTATTTAGTAATAGTTGCAACTACTCCTGAAGCTACTGTTCTTCCACCTTCTCTAATCGCAAATCTTAATCCTTCTTCCATTGCAATTGGGTGAATCAATTCTACTGTCATTTCAATGTTATCTCCAGGCATTACCATTTCTACACCTTCTGGTAAGTTTACTTCTCCTGTAATATCAGTTGTTCTGAAATAGAATTGTGGTTTGTATCCTGTAAAGAATGGAGTATGTCTTCCTCCTTCATCTTTTGTCAATACATATACTTCTGATTTAAATCCTGTATGTGGAGTGATTGTTCCTGGTTTAGCAAGTACTTGTCCTCTTTCAACTTCTTCTTTCTTAGTTCCTCTTAATAATGCTCCTATATTATCTCCAGCTTGTCCTGAATCTAATAATTTTCTGAACATTTCTACTCCTGTTACTGTAGTTTTTGAAGTTGGTTTAATTCCTACGATTTCTACTTCTTCCCCAACTTTTACTACTCCTCTTTCTACTCTTCCTGTTACTACTGTCCCTCTTCCTGTAATTGTGAATACATCTTCAATTGGCATAAGGAATGGTTGGTCAATAGGTCTTTCTGGTGTTGGGATATATTCATCCACTGCATCCATCAATTCCATGATTGCATCTACCCATTTTTGTTCTCCATTTAATGCTCCTAATGAAGACCCTTTAATTACTGGTACATCGTCTCCAGGGAATCCATATTCATTTAATAATTCTCTTACTTCCATTTCTACTAATTCTAATAATTCTTCGTCGTCTACCATATCTACTTTATTCAAGTATACTACGATATAAGGTACTCCTACTTGTCTTGCTAGCAAGATGTGTTCTCTTGTTTGAGGCATTGGACCGTCAGCTGCTGATACTACTAGGATAGCACCATCCATTTGAGCTGCTCCTGTGATCATGTTTTTTACATAATCCGCATGTCCTGGACAATCTACATGAGCGTAGTGTCTTTTTGCAGTTTCATACTCAATGTGAGCTGTGTTAATTGTAATTCCTCTTTCTCTTTCTTCAGGAGCTTGGTCAATGTTTTCAAAATCAACTTTTTCAGCTAATCCTTTTTCAGATAATACTTTTGAAATTGCTGCTGTTGTTGTTGTTTTTCCGTGGTCAACGTGACCAATTGTTCCTATGTTTACATGTGGTTTACTTCTCTCGAATTTAGCTTTTGCCATCTTTCTCTTTTTCCTCCATATTTTTTTATTTCTTATCTTAATATTAGCATATTTATAAAAAAAATGCAAGTATGATAAATAATTTTTTCAAAAAAAATTTCTAAGAATTTAATAAAAAAAATAAAAAAGGAGAAAAATATTTTCTCCTAAAATTTTATTTTAATTTCCAAGTTGATGGTGAAAATAATATTAACATTGGAAAAATTTCAAGTCTTCCAGCTAACATTGCAAAACTTAACAGAATTTTTGAAAAATTATTTAAGTCGGCGAAGCTGTATGCGGGACCTACTTTTCCGAGTCCTGGACCTATGTTATTAAAAGTTGCAGCAACCGCACTGAATGCTGTTAAAAAATCGTCTGTGGAAAATGAAATTAGTAAAAGTATTGCCATAAAAACTATTGCGTAGACGACAAAATATACTGCTATGCTATTTTGCATCTTCAAACTTACAGGTTTGTCTTCGTAAGAGATTGAAATAACACGATTTGGACTTATCATTTGTCTTATTTCTGCAAAATGTATTTTTATCATTAAAATTACTCTGGAAATTTTTAGTCCACCTGCAGTAGAACCAGCACATGCACCAAAAAACATTAAAATTAGTAAAATTACTTGTGAGAAAAGTGGCCATTTTCCAAAATCTGCTGTTGAATAACCTGTTGTTGTCATCACGGAAGATACGGAAAAAAGTACATCTCTTATACAATGTAATATTGAACTATATGATTTTGAAATATTTGCAACTATTAATACAATTGAAATAAATACAATTAGTAAATAATATTTTAGTTCTTCGTTGTTTAGCGCTTCTTTTACTTTTCCAATTAAAATGAAATAATAGACATTGAAGTTCACTCCAAAAACTAACATTCCGATTGACAGTACAATATCAATATAAGCACTGTGGTACGGCAGAATACTTCCGTTTCTTACTCCAAAACCACCTGTTCCAGCCGTTCCAAATGCTAGTAAACTTGCTTCAAATAAGTTTAAACCTCCAAATAGAAGTAAAATTATTAAAACTATTGTCATAACTGTATATATTTTGTATAACACTCTTGCAGTAGAAGATAATTTTGAAACTATTTTTCCAAATGTTGGTCCTGGAACTTCAGCTTTCATTACATATACAGAAGTTGGAGAATATTTTGGCAAAATTGCAAGTGCTAAAACTAGAACTCCCATTCCACCAACAAAGTGAGTAAAACTTCGCCAAAATAAATTTGAGTGGCTAATTTTTGTTAAATCTGGAATTATACTAGAACCTGTTGTTGTAAATCCGCTGACTACCTCAAAAAAAGCATCAACAAATGATGGAATTTCCTTTGAAATTACAAATGGAAGCGCTCCGAAAGCTGACATAAAAATCCAAGATAAGGAAACGATTACAAAACCTTCTCTTCCTTGAATATTTTTATCTGCTGGAACTTTTATCGACATCAGAAAGCCAACTGCTAAAAGTAGTAAAATAACTATTCCGTATGACATTTTATGTAAAATATCCTCTTTATACAAAAAACTTATAATTAGTGGCAAAAGCATTAACCCAGCTTCCAGTATCAAAATTTTTCCAATTACAAAACTTATCATTTTTTTGTTCATTTCCTTGCTCCTTGTAATTAATTTATTATTAAGTATTTATTTTAAGACAATTCCTTCGAAATCATCTATTGGAGTTGTCGTTATGATAATTACATAATCTCCAATTTCAATTGTGTCGTTTCCACCTGGAAAAATTAAATTATCGTTTCTAAAAATACTTGCAATTATTACATTTGTTTGTAATTTTAAATCTTTTAGCGGAATTCCGACTATATGACTTTCTTTTTTTATCTCAAAAATAATAAGTTCTACTTTGTTGTCGCACAATCTGTGAAGAGTTTTCATTTTTGAACCTCTTGTGTTAATTCTGGCTCTGACTACTCTTATTATAATATCTGCAATAACTTTTTTTGGAATTACAGTTGCTCTCACTCCATAATCTTCAATTATTGGAAGAAGCAGAGTTCTATCTATTTTTGTAACTATTTTTGAATCTGTAAGTGATCTTGCAAACATTGATAAAACCATGTTTTCTTCATCACTTTCGCTCAGTATAACAACCGAATCAAATTTTTTAATACCTTCATCTATTAAAAATTTATGGTCTGTTTCATCTCCATAAATTGCGCAGACATTTGGATATGCTTGACTTAAATGTTCTAATTTTTCCATATCATTGTCAATAACTTTAACTTGTTTTTTTTCTTTTAAAAGAATATCTATCAAATAGTGTGAAATTGTTCCACCACCAATAATCATCGAAGAATTTACATATCGTTTGAATCCCATTTTTTTATAAAATTTTCTGACAGCTTCTGTCGGACCCATTACATAAATTATGTCATCTTTTAAAATTTGAAAATCTCCAGATGGGATAAATGCATCGTTTCCTCTTTCAACAATGCAAATTATAACTTTTTCATTTTGCTTAACTTCTAAATCTTTTAAATGCATGTCTTTTAAAAAACTATTTTCTTCAATTTTTAGCGAAATCATATTCGCTCTTTGCCAAAAAAAACTTTCCGCACTTAAGGCATTTGGGAAAAATAGTTTATTGGCTATATTTTTAGCTGACTCCATTTCTGGATTGACAATTAATGAAATTCCCAAGTCATCTCTGACAAATCTCAAATTTGAACCATATTCAGGATTTCTTACTCTTGCAATCGTATATTTTGCTCCCATTTTTCTTGCAATAACACAAGCCATTATATTTAGTTCGTCAGTTGGCGTTGTTGCGATAAAAATATCTGCTGAGTCAGCACCAGCTTCGAGAAGCGTTTCATATGAAGCGCCATTTCCTATGAAACCTGTTACATCATTTGTTTCAACTATTTTGTTTAATCTATCCTCTTCTTTTTCAACTACTATGACATCGTTTCCCACTTCAGATAATTCGCTGCAAAGGGATTCTCCAACGACACCTGCTCCAACTATAATTATTTTCATAGTTTTCTCACTTTCTTTTATTTAAAATAATAAATTTTTGAAATTATTATAACATATTTTTAGTATTTTTAGTATTTTTTAGTTTTATCAATTACAAACAATAATAAATTTTTTATTGTATTTTTTATGCTAAAAATAAAAAATTATTGTTTTAAATTTTTTGCAACTTCTTTTGCATA
This genomic stretch from Leptotrichia sp. oral taxon 218 harbors:
- a CDS encoding glycoside hydrolase family 108 protein yields the protein MNRFNKFLDYIFKVEGGYTNDKNDKGGATNFGITHEDAKTYLGYTGDMRKFKKSDAEKIYEKIYYKGNHLDKIVSDKIALSIFDWIVNSGKTGKKKAQIVANKFGSNLTVDGIIGPKTVEAINKINPETFLKEYHEMQRNFYKYLVSKDKTQQDFLVGWLNRVDRKEKYLKEMI
- a CDS encoding N-acetylmuramoyl-L-alanine amidase — encoded protein: MKVILNVGHGGVKRDPGACGNGFEEHAWNKDFVNNYIVPECKEQGVDYVVVYQDYYSTLAKKINSIANQGDVTLSFHLNAAGENATGAEMLYWHSSKKSKELAEYLQEANLEATHLRNRGIKARDYDDRGANLLRKTSTPCVIVESGFITNKNDMEILEAAKKELAKYYVAAVKNYWKNN
- a CDS encoding universal stress protein produces the protein MDKLAAKIYLTGKILELGKTLIYKTEIVAKGKAGAEKFKQVYEGFWDKLEDLLKKEKSIDRKWIPDFAEEIGEEVLTEVLKEARKTFDLKVILQQIFDEEKAGNKNIL
- a CDS encoding succinate dehydrogenase/fumarate reductase iron-sulfur subunit, with protein sequence MKKLLGLLAFMLATVSFAETSQDVVKNFYFDQDFRVKYNDQYGDKANHIGNAGFKKKNIEGVKSRTEVGTTLGLNDEGGLNANLLYRHEVFGEFENGKRNHYLQSTDLVDGNLSKDIKWGDLDTTTKLGVRHWTNKDGKKHTKTNGESNELYFGPTFGMNVLGQNIKTTLEAVYFGQRQSGNQDNRYYRSGNDGAKNGWGANLSLGTDGKLLDGNFGTISYDVALDHYLRDASGKNNKSNVRLDYTVGVAYDTPSFGGFYAFVRPENEWSKHTATDGYENEFTVWTGFGYKKGFETSVGTITVNPSVRYSPVHKLTDKGEYWNGSEKKNTVENNELRAGVKVSLDVK
- the tuf gene encoding elongation factor Tu, whose protein sequence is MAKAKFERSKPHVNIGTIGHVDHGKTTTTAAISKVLSEKGLAEKVDFENIDQAPEERERGITINTAHIEYETAKRHYAHVDCPGHADYVKNMITGAAQMDGAILVVSAADGPMPQTREHILLARQVGVPYIVVYLNKVDMVDDEELLELVEMEVRELLNEYGFPGDDVPVIKGSSLGALNGEQKWVDAIMELMDAVDEYIPTPERPIDQPFLMPIEDVFTITGRGTVVTGRVERGVVKVGEEVEIVGIKPTSKTTVTGVEMFRKLLDSGQAGDNIGALLRGTKKEEVERGQVLAKPGTITPHTGFKSEVYVLTKDEGGRHTPFFTGYKPQFYFRTTDITGEVNLPEGVEMVMPGDNIEMTVELIHPIAMEEGLRFAIREGGRTVASGVVATITK
- a CDS encoding TrkH family potassium uptake protein; translated protein: MNKKMISFVIGKILILEAGLMLLPLIISFLYKEDILHKMSYGIVILLLLAVGFLMSIKVPADKNIQGREGFVIVSLSWIFMSAFGALPFVISKEIPSFVDAFFEVVSGFTTTGSSIIPDLTKISHSNLFWRSFTHFVGGMGVLVLALAILPKYSPTSVYVMKAEVPGPTFGKIVSKLSSTARVLYKIYTVMTIVLIILLLFGGLNLFEASLLAFGTAGTGGFGVRNGSILPYHSAYIDIVLSIGMLVFGVNFNVYYFILIGKVKEALNNEELKYYLLIVFISIVLIVANISKSYSSILHCIRDVLFSVSSVMTTTGYSTADFGKWPLFSQVILLILMFFGACAGSTAGGLKISRVILMIKIHFAEIRQMISPNRVISISYEDKPVSLKMQNSIAVYFVVYAIVFMAILLLISFSTDDFLTAFSAVAATFNNIGPGLGKVGPAYSFADLNNFSKILLSFAMLAGRLEIFPMLILFSPSTWKLK
- the trkA gene encoding Trk system potassium transporter TrkA, giving the protein MKIIIVGAGVVGESLCSELSEVGNDVIVVEKEEDRLNKIVETNDVTGFIGNGASYETLLEAGADSADIFIATTPTDELNIMACVIARKMGAKYTIARVRNPEYGSNLRFVRDDLGISLIVNPEMESAKNIANKLFFPNALSAESFFWQRANMISLKIEENSFLKDMHLKDLEVKQNEKVIICIVERGNDAFIPSGDFQILKDDIIYVMGPTEAVRKFYKKMGFKRYVNSSMIIGGGTISHYLIDILLKEKKQVKVIDNDMEKLEHLSQAYPNVCAIYGDETDHKFLIDEGIKKFDSVVILSESDEENMVLSMFARSLTDSKIVTKIDRTLLLPIIEDYGVRATVIPKKVIADIIIRVVRARINTRGSKMKTLHRLCDNKVELIIFEIKKESHIVGIPLKDLKLQTNVIIASIFRNDNLIFPGGNDTIEIGDYVIIITTTPIDDFEGIVLK